In Bombina bombina isolate aBomBom1 chromosome 6, aBomBom1.pri, whole genome shotgun sequence, a single genomic region encodes these proteins:
- the LOC128664865 gene encoding LOW QUALITY PROTEIN: uncharacterized protein LOC128664865 (The sequence of the model RefSeq protein was modified relative to this genomic sequence to represent the inferred CDS: inserted 1 base in 1 codon; substituted 1 base at 1 genomic stop codon), with the protein MYSFEVRPYVSIKTVTVGKLLMPPIQVPVALKRVYIRQYRIPGGHKEIGDTIKDLIAAGVVRPITTSWNNPIWPVKKSDGTWHMTVDYRELNSNTPPLTAAVPDMVTLIENIQRHPGNMYAVIDLANAFYTIPIEEQCQEQFAYTWQGRQFTFTRLPTGYVHSPTICHRIVAEHMEEVTLPPNVQVTHYIDDIMIQGPDEQVVQQVLEQVITHLKKKGWEINPAKIQGPGTSVRFLGIQWTNGRREITPKAKQKIVEFTSPKTKKEAQRFIGLFGFWRQHIPHLSQILAPIYKVTRKKYSFEWGSKEELAFETAKQAIQMAMDLWPVKEGPIDLNVSVHKEHANWSLWQKQGRGKVPLGFWTRKLPEAGDXYTPFERQLCACYWALVETEELTLGHDVFLRPEIPIMNWVMGSPKTHKIGHAQESSIIKWKWYIQNRAKTGPKGVAALHEKVAEQPLQGTAPIQETPTEESLVKWGVPYDQLSEEQQAHAWFTDGSAKYVGSQRSWKAVAYNPVTXTDAGKNESSQYAELVAVHQAIACEQGECHVYTDSWSVANGLATWLPTWERKDYQIYSKEVWGKQIWQELSRLVKEKTVTIYHVDAHTNQDSLERLFKSIADEAAKVSTVESEDVDEEADNKGVAQWAHQKSGHLGERATHRWALQRGIKLSMEVIKTEIANCPVCQHVRKRQIPGMVEGHIKRGKLPGQIWQIDFIGPLPSSKGCQYVCTAVDTYSGYLIAHPCEQATQINTIKTLELITKFYGTPLQIQSDNGTHFTGHMVQGYSAERYIQWIYHIPYYPQAAGLSERMNGLLKQQLKKLGDGTLQKWRDHLEEAINVLNNCPITDNETPLSRMISRQEYTECRDQHVVVTCWETSPGGLAPDKLLPPSGGIYLTIQDQVTISPESSQTISTGIGVQIPDKHVGFIVPMPSLIVRGISIVEKTLDPGRTEEVKLTLLNRGKEQGDRSALGVVAKLIVTPTCNSEIAEQETAETRGRVGIGAEVWLKQEKGPPVPAEVIAKGDDNVVIVVKQGSNDWLHVPAGKCYLRN; encoded by the exons ATGTACAGCTTTGAGGTAAGGCCTTATGTGTCCATCAAAACCGTTACTGTAGGAAAATTGTTGATGCCCCCCATACAGGTCCCAGTGGCCTTGAAGAGGGTATACATTCGACAATACCGAATACCGGGAGGGCATAAAGAGATAGGTGACACTATCAAAGATCTAATAGCTGCAGGGGTGGTGAGACCTATCACCACATCTTGGAATAATCCCATTTGGCCGGTCAAGAAAAGTGATGGGACCTGGCATATGACTGtggattatagggagttaaatagTAATACTCCCCCATTAACGGCAGCAGTACCCGATATGGTTACGCTGATAGAAAATATACAGCGTCACCCTGGAAATATGTATGCGGTCATTGACCTGGCAAATGCCTTCTATACAATACCTATAGAGGAGCAGTGCCAAGAGCAATTCGCATACACCTGGCAGGGACGGCAATTCACGTTCACGCGCCTCCCAACGGGCTATGTCCATAGCCCCACAATCTGCCACAGGATTGTGGCAGAACACATGGAGGAAGTTACTCTGCCCCCCAACGTGCAGGTCACacattatatagatgatataatgatACAGGGACCTGATGAGCAAGTAGTGCAACAAGTGTTAGAACAGGTGATAACCCACTTAAAGAAGAAGGGGTGGGAAATCAACCCTGCCAAAATACAAGGGCCAGGAACCTCAGTACGATTCCTGGGTATACAGTGGACAAATGGCCGTAGGGaaataacccctaaagccaagcagAAAATAGTGGAATTTACATCCCCTAAAACCAAAAAGGAAGCCCAGCGCTTCATTGGGTTATTTGGCTTTTGGCGGCAGCATATACCCCACCTGAGCCAAATACTAGCCCCCATCTACAAGGTTACCAGGAAAAAGTATAGCTTTGAGTGGGGGTCTAAGGAGGAGTTGGCTTTTGAAACTGCAAAACAGGCCATCCAAATGGCGATGGATCTGTGGCCAGTAAAGGAAGGGCCAATAGATTTAAATGtgtctgtccacaaggaacatgctAATTGGAGCCTTTGGCAGAAACAAGGGAGAGGGAAAGTCCCCCTTGGTTTCTGGACTAGGAAATTGCCTGAGGCAGGTGACTGATACACGCCCTTTGAGCGCCAGTTATGTGCTTGCTACTGGGCTTTAGTGGAAACAGAGGAGCTAACGTTAGGGCATGATGTATTCTTGAGGCCTGAGATTCCCATAATGAACTGGGTAatgggcagtcctaagacccataaGATTGGACATGCTCAGGAATCAAGCATCATAAAATGGAAATGGTATATACAGAACAGGGCAAAGACAGGTCCCAAAGGGGTTGCCGCACTGCATGAAAAGGTTGCTGAGCAACCCCTCCAGGGGACAGCCCCCATTCAGGAGACACCAACAGAGGAGTCTCTAGTAAAATGGGGTGTGCCATATGATCAACTGTCAGAAGAACAGCAAGCCCATGCTTGGTTCACTGACGGATCAGCAAAATATGTGGGTTCACAGAGGAGTTGGAAAGCAGTAGCCTACAATCCTGTGA AAACAGATGCTGGGAAAAATGAAAGTAGCCAATACGCTGAGTTAGTTGCTGTCCATCAGGCCATAGCCTGTGAACAGGGCGAATGCCACGTATACACCGACTCATGGTCAGTGGCAAATGGGCTAGCCACCTGGCTCCCCACCTGGGAACGAAAAGACTACCAGATATACTCAAAGGAGGTGTGGGGGAAGCAGATATGGCAGGAACTCAGCAGATTGGTTAAGGAAAAGACAGTGACTATTTACCATGTAGATGCCCACACAAATCAGGATTCACTAGAACGGCTGTTCAAGTCTATTGCAGATGAGGCAGCCAAAGTCTCCACTGTGGAAAGTGAGGATGTGGATGAGGAGGCTGACAATAAGGGTGTGGCCCAGTGGGCCCACCAAAAAAGTGGACACCTTGGAGAGAGAGCGACTCATAGGTGGGCATTGCAAAGGGGTATCAAGCTATCTATGGAAGTAATAAAAACAGAGATAGCAAATTGTCCTGTATGTCAGCATGTCAGGAAGCGACAGATTCCTGGCATGGTGGAAGGACATATCAAAAGAGGCAAGCTGCCAGGCCAGATCTGGCAGATAGATTTCATAGGACCTCTTCCCTCCAGCAAAGGCTGCCAGTACGTGTGCACGGCTGTGGACACGTACTCAGGCTACCTCATAGCCCACCCATGTGAGCAAGCAACTCAGATAAACACCATTAAGACCCTAGAATTAATCACAAAATTCTATGGCACTCCATTGCAGATACAGAGtgataatggtactcattttacaggACACATGGTACAGGGATATAGTGCAGAAAGGTACATACAATGGATATACCATATACCCTATTATCCCCAAGCAGCAGGATTAAGTGAGCGAATGAATGGTTTGCTAAAGCAGCAGTTAAAGAAGCTAGGGGATGGTACCTTGCAGAAGTGGAGGGACCATCTTGAGGAAGCAATTAATGTTTTAAATAACTGTCCTATTACAGATAATGAGACCCCACTGTCTAGGATGATAAGCAGACAGGAGTACACTGAGTGTCGAGATCAACATGTTGTGGTAACGTGTTGGGAAACTAGCCCTGGGGGTTTAGCGCCAGATAAATTGCTCCCTCCTAGTGGCGGGATATACTTGACCATCCAGGACCAGGTAACAATATCCCCTGAGAGCTCCCAAACCATATCAACAGGGATAGGGGTCCAAATACCTGacaaacatgtgggtttcatagtTCCAATGCCCTCTCTCATAGTCAGAGGTATTAGCATAGTGGAGAAAACGCTAGACCCTGGAAGAACTGAGGAAGTGAAGCTCACCCTCCTCAATAGAGGAAAGGAACAGGGAGACAGGTCAGCATTAGGAGTAGTAGCAAAGCTTATAGTTACTCCCACCTGCAACAGTGAGATAGCGGAACAGGAAACTGCAGAAACTAGGGGAAGGGTGGGCATAGGGGCTGAGGTCTGGTTGAAACAAGAAAAGGGCCCCCCCGTGCCTGCAGAGGTGATAGCTAAGGGAGATGACAATGTGGTAATTGTGGTAAAGCAAGGGAGCAATGATTGGCTGCATGTGCCTGCGGGCAAGTGCTATTTACGGAATTAA